A region of Macaca thibetana thibetana isolate TM-01 chromosome 20, ASM2454274v1, whole genome shotgun sequence DNA encodes the following proteins:
- the GFOD2 gene encoding glucose-fructose oxidoreductase domain-containing protein 2: protein MKMLPGVGVFGTGSSARVLVPLLRAEGFTVEALWGKTEEEAKQLAEEMNIAFYTSRTDDILLHQDVDLVCISIPPPLTRQISVKALGIGKNVVCEKAATSVDAFRMVTASRYYPQLMSLVGNVLRFLPAFVRMKQLISEHYVGAVMICDARIYSGSLLSPSYGWICDELMGGGGLHTMGTYIVDLLTHLTGRRAEKVHGLLKTFVRQNAAIRGIRHVTSDDFCFFQMLMGGGVCSTVTLNFNMPGAFVHEVMVVGSAGRLVARGADLYGQKNSATQEELLLRDSLAVGAGLPEQGPQDVPLLYLKGMVYMVQALRQSFQGQGDRRTWDRTPVSMAASFEDGLYMQSVVDAIKRSSRSGEWEAVEVLTEEPDTNQNLCEALQRNNL, encoded by the exons ATGAAGATGCTGCCAGGAGTGGGCGTGTTTGGGACTGGCAGCTCCGCCCGAGTTCTGGTCCCACTGCTGAGGGCAGAAGGGTTCACTGTTGAGGCCCTGTGGGGGAAGACTGAGGAGGAGGCAAAGCAGCTTGCTGAGGAGATGAACATCGCCTTCTATACCAGCCGGACTGATGACATCTTGCTGCATCAAGACGTGGATCTGGTGTGCATCAGCATCCCCCCTCCACTCACCCGGCAGATATCCGTGAAGGCTCTAG GTATTGGGAAGAATGTCGTTTGCGAGAAGGCAGCAACATCGGTGGATGCCTTCCGGATGGTGACAGCCTCGCGCTACTACCCACAGCTCATGAGCCTGGTAGGGAACGTGCTGCGCTTCCTGCCTGCCTTCGTGCGCATGAAGCAGCTGATCTCAGAGCACTATGTGGGAGCAGTGATGATCTGCGATGCCCGCATCTACTCAGGCAGCCTGCTGAGCCCCAGCTATGGCTGGATCTGTGATGAGCTCATGGGTGGCGGGGGCCTGCACACCATGGGGACCTACATTGTGGACCTGCTGACCCACCTGACTGGCCGGAGAGCTGAGAAGGTGCACGGGCTGCTCAAGACATTTGTGAGGCAGAACGCTGCCATCCGTGGCATCCGGCACGTCACCAGCGATGACTTCTGTTTCTTCCAAATGCTcatgggtgggggtgtgtgtagCACAGTGACACTCAACTTCAACATGCCGGGCGCCTTTGTGCATGAAGTCATGGTGGTAGGCTCTGCAGGACGCCTCGTCGCCCGGGGAGCTGACCTCTATGGGCAGAAGAACTCTGCCACGCAAGAGGAGCTGCTGTTGAGGGACTCGCTGGCCGTGGGTGCGGGGCTGCCAGAACAGGGGCCCCAGGACGTCCCGCTGCTGTACCTGAAGGGCATGGTCTACATGGTGCAGGCCTTGCGCCAGTCCTTCCAGGGGCAGGGCGACCGCCGAACCTGGGACCGCACCCCTGTCTCCATGGCCGCCTCCTTCGAAGATGGGCTGTACATGCAGAGCGTGGTAGACGCCATCAAGAGGTCGAGCCGATCCGGGGAGTGGGAGGCTGTGGAGGTGCTGACGGAGGAGCCCGACACCAACCAGAACTTGTGTGAGGCACTTCAGCGGAACAACCTATGA